A part of Antennarius striatus isolate MH-2024 chromosome 21, ASM4005453v1, whole genome shotgun sequence genomic DNA contains:
- the LOC137588676 gene encoding neurogenic differentiation factor 2-like, producing the protein MLSRLFSEVLPDVQRLAADWADDTDTDDGKAARDGREPCALDEDDLDGPPEGSSRAESEMAGDDDDDDEEEEEEDGEEEEGAEECGDEPGGGDKPKKRGPKKRKMTPARIERSKVRRMKANARERTRMHDLNSALDNLRKVVPCYSKTQKLSKIETLRLAKNYILALGEILRNGKRPDVVAYVQMLCKGLSQPTTNLVAGCLQLNTRNFLTEQCSDAARFHMPTSPFSVHPYSYRCSRLSSPHYQPGAGPINLRGHSYSSGYEAPYPPGGTSPDYSSPDYEAQHSPPVCLNGGRQQEPPETDRNYHYSMHYSGLSRPGHSLNFGPSGARGGGAHSENIPPFHDVHLHHDRPPPYEDLNAFFHN; encoded by the coding sequence ATGTTGAGCCGTCTGTTCAGCGAGGTGCTTCCGGACGTCCAGAGGCTCGCGGCCGACTGGGCGGACGACACCGACACCGACGACGGCAAGGCGGCGCGCGACGGGCGCGAGCCGTGCGCGCTGGACGAGGACGACCTGGACGGGCCGCCGGAAGGCAGCAGCCGGGCGGAGTCCGAGATGGCGGgagacgacgacgacgacgacgaggaggaggaggaggaggacggtgaggaggaagagggggcgGAGGAGTGCGGGGACGAGCCCGGCGGCGGGGACAAGCCGAAGAAGCGCGGCCCGAAGAAGCGCAAGATGACGCCGGCGCGCATCGAGCGCTCCAAGGTGCGCCGGATGAAGGCGAACGCGCGGGAGCGCACGCGCATGCACGACTTGAATTCCGCGCTGGACAATCTGCGCAAAGTGGTGCCGTGCTACTCCAAAACCCAGAAGCTGTCCAAGATCGAGACCCTGCGCCTGGCCAAGAACTACATCCTGGCGCTGGGGGAGATTTTACGCAACGGGAAGCGGCCGGACGTGGTGGCCTACGTGCAGATGCTGTGTAAGGGGCTGTCCCAGCCCACCACCAACCTGGTGGCGGGGTGCCTCCAGCTCAACACCAGGAACTTCCTGACCGAGCAGTGTTCGGACGCGGCCCGCTTCCACATGCCCACCTCCCCGTTCTCCGTGCACCCCTACTCCTACCGGTGTTCCCGCCTCTCCAGCCCCCACTACCAACCCGGTGCGGGGCCCATCAACCTGAGGGGCCACTCTTACAGTTCTGGCTATGAGGCCCCGTACCCCCCAGGAGGGACGTCCCCAGACTACAGCAGCCCGGACTACGAGGCCCAGCACAGCCCCCCCGTGTGCCTGAACGGCGGGCGGCAGCAGGAGCCCCCGGAGACGGACCGGAACTACCACTACTCTATGCATTACTCCGGACTGTCCCGACCGGGACACAGCCTCAACTTTGGGCCCTCGGGAGCGCGCGGCGGGGGCGCGCATTCGGAAAACATCCCACCTTTCCACGACGTGCACCTGCACCACGACAGGCCCCCCCCTTACGAGGACCTCAACGCGTTTTTCCACAACTGA
- the LOC137588877 gene encoding phenylethanolamine N-methyltransferase-like yields the protein MEGKASESGIAAMADHYKNFDPATYLNNFLVPEVSRLDKEDSHLSWILSRLHRAFSEGDMKGDLLVDIGSGPSLHQVMSACEVFNKVVLTDFLEVNRNELKLWLQNGSSKIDWTPFLKKICELEGRSPSEWTEKAARLRQVVTDVLPVDVHRPQPLALDALHPSGANCILSTFCLECVSPDLDAFNKALGHIGGLLRPGGHLVIIGCLEESYYYGGPGVKIPVVPVDDAQLCKSLKENGFTLIRLEIFQDPDTNKASDEKGIFAVKARKS from the exons ATGGAAGGAAAGGCTTCAGAGAGTGGAATAGCAGCCATGGCAGACCACTACAAGAATTTTGATCCTGCAACATACTTGAACAATTTTTTGGTTCCAGAAGTGTCTCGTTTGGACAAAGAGGACAGCCATCTGTCCTGGATACTGTCCCGTCTGCATCGGGCCTTCAGTGAAG GTGACATGAAGGGAGACCTGCTGGTGGACATAGGTTCTGGTCCATCCCTGCACCAGGTGATGAGTGCCTGTGAGGTTTTCAACAAGGTGGTCCTCACAGACTTCCTGGAAGTCAACAGGAATGAGCTGAAGCTCTGGCTCCAAAATGGAAGCAGTAAAATAGACTGGACCCCCTTCCTGAAGAAAATCTGTGAGCTGGAGGGACGAAG TCCTTCAGAATGGACAGAGAAAGCTGCCAGACTCCGTCAGGTGGTCACAGACGTCCTCCCTGTTGATGTGCACCGTCCTCAGCCTCTGGCCCTTGATGCCCTCCATCCATCCGGGGCCAACTGTATCCTGTCCACCTTCTGTCTGGAGTGTGTCAGTCCAGACCTGGACGCTTTCAACAAGGCGCTGGGTCACATTGGGGGGCTCCTACGACCTGGGGGCCATCTGGTGATCATCGGCTGTTTAGAAGAGAGTTACTACTATGGGGGTCCTGGAGTAAAGATCCCAGTGGTCCCAGTGGATGATGCCCAGCTCTGTAAGAGTTTGAAGGAGAACGGCTTCACCCTGATCAGGCTTGAGATTTTCCAAGACCCTGACACCAATAAGGCATCTGATGAGAAGGGGATTTTTGCTGTAAAGGCAAGAAAGTCTTGA
- the LOC137588878 gene encoding phenylethanolamine N-methyltransferase-like, whose amino-acid sequence MEGKPSESGIAAMADHYKNFDPTTFFQNFVSPEESRLDKKDSLMSWKLSCLHRAFSEGDMKGDLLVDIGSGPSIYQVMSACEVFNKVILTDFLEVNRNELKLWLQNEGGSKMDWTPFLKKVCELEGRSPSEWTEKAARLRQVVTDVLPVDVHRPQPLALHALPPAGADCLVSAFCLESASPDLATFNRALGHIGGLLRPRGHLLLIGRLQENYYFVGPGVKIPVVPLNEAQVCDSLKENGFTLIRLEVYTVSQDETIGASDQERIFFVKAVKSLKVWKKR is encoded by the exons ATGGAAGGAAAGCCTTCAGAGAGTGGAATAGCAGCCATGGCAGACCACTACAAGAATTTTGATCCCACAACATTCTTTCAGAATTTTGTCTCTCCAGAAGAGTCTCGTTTGGACAAAAAGGACAGCTTAATGTCCTGGAAACTGTCCTGTCTGCATCGAGCCTTCAGTGAAG GTGATATGAAAGGAGACCTGCTGGTGGACATAGGTTCTGGTCCCTCTATTTACCAGGTGATGAGTGCCTGTGAGGTTTTCAACAAGGTGATCCTCACAGACTTCCTGGAAGTCAACAGGAATGAGCTGAAGCTCTGGCTCCAGAATGAAGGAGGCAGTAAAATGGACTGGACCCCCTTCCTGAAGAAAGTCTGTGAACTGGAGGGACGAAG TCCTTCAGAATGGACAGAGAAAGCTGCCAGACTCCGTCAGGTGGTCACAGACGTCCTCCCTGTTGATGTGCACCGCCCTCAGCCTCTGGCCCTCCACGCCCTCCCTCCAGCCGGGGCCGACTGTCTCGTGTCCGCCTTCTGTCTGGAGAGCGCCAGTCCAGACTTGGCCACCTTCAACAGGGCACTGGGTCACATTGGGGGGCTCCTTCGACCCAGGGGCCACCTCCTGCTCATCGGCAGATTACAGGAGAATTACTATTTTGTGGGTCCTGGAGTAAAAATCCCAGTGGTCCCCCTGAATGAAGCCCAGGTCTGTGATAGCTTGAAGGAGAACGGCTTCACCCTGATCAGACTTGAGGTCTACACTGTGTCTCAGGATGAAACTATAGGGGCGTCTGATCaagagaggattttttttgtaaaggcaGTAAAGTCTTtaaaagtgtggaaaaaaaggTAG